The genomic segment GGGCCGGCATATCCAAAACTTCCCCGGGGCGTATTCCTCGACACCCCAGCCAATGTCGGATAGTTCCGCCAGTGCCTTGCGGGCCACCTGCCGGCGCTTCTTCATGGTATCCGGGTTGGCTTGATCCGGCCAGACATAGGAACAGAGGGTATCCAGCATTACCCCTTTCCGCTGCCCGGCATTGATCCAGTGCAACCGCTGGTGCATCAACCGGGCTGGGTCGGACTTCAACGCCCGGACCTCGGCCAGATCAATCCTGAAATACTGCCGATCTCCCAGAATGGACTCGGTCAGTCGGGGATTCAGTGCCACCAGCAGTTGGCCCGATGCCGAGTCGCTGGCATAGCAGGACAAAATCCGGAACCCCATGCGCCGCCCCTCCCGTTCCACAATGATCGATACCTTCCAGAGCCGTTCAATGCATTCCCGAAGCTGGCGGGCATCCTCGATGTCGCTGTAACCAATTTCTCGGGCCAGCTGGCGGAAACTGCCTTTGACCACCAGGGCATCTTGATCGGCGGCATCGGATTCTGCCTCCAACAGCCGCCGCAAAGCCTTGCCTTCATGGGTGGCTGGGGTCGGCGGCAGGACGATGCCTCCGCCTTCTGTCCCACACACAGCTGCCATCGCCACCAAACCCTGAAGCACCCGCAGATCATCAGCCCCCAGGGGTTCCGGACCAGAAAACTCAATCCGATCGCTCCCAGACTGATAAACAACCGAGAGTTTCAGGCGTTTTCGGTCGCCTCGCTTCAGGCTGCGAAACAGGCCAGGAGCCAAGCAATGGGCCGGATCGTGCCGAGCGTGGGTAAGCTCAAAGGGTTTCATAAGCCCTCCCCCGCTTCCGGCCCTGGTTTGCCGGCTGCAAGGACACCGGCCTCAATATCCCACCCTGTCCCCGCTGGTACCACTGGCCGGCCTCTACCTGACCATAGTTCTGTTTGCCGGTCTCGTATCGCACATAAAAACCCCGGTCTCGCTCAGCAATGGGCTGGCCATCAAGGGTCAATTTTTCCGCATCGTCCTGACTCATCTTGACCAAGCTGGCGCAGAACCGGGCATTGTCGATGAGCGCCGAGGCCCCCCGGGCCGCCTGCTGCATGGCACCCTGCCCGGCCAGGGCGGTGGCTTTGCTGGTATGGTGCAGGAAGAGGATCGCTGCTCCGGTTTGGCGTGAAATACTCTCCAGCCGTGCGATCAGCGCGGCCATCTGGCCGTTGTCGTTTTCATCGCTGCCGTGGCACCGGCTCAGGGTATCCAGGATTACCAGTCTCATACCAGCAGCAGCCTTTAACAGGCCCGCATGGAATTTCGGGTCCATGATGTCCGAGCGAATACCCTGCCGAGCCGAAAGAGTCAGGTTCCCGGCGACGGCCTGACGAGTGATAAGGTCGAAGCATTGGCCCAAGTAAAAGAGCCGGCGCTGGATCTCTTCCGGGGGATCTTCAAGGTTCAGGTAGAGCACTTTCCCCTGGCCGTGGATTGCCAAACCAGTTGTATTGGCCTGGGCAGTACCCCCGGCGATGGCGGCAGCCAACTGAAGCGCGAGGAAGGACTTCCCTGCACCTCCAGGGGAAATCAGCGCACCCACCGTACCTACCAGGAAGCCCGGCAGTACAAAATCCTGTCGGGCGGGTTCATGTGAAAAGGCATCCAAAATGTCAATGCGCGGCATGATCAGCCTCCCACCGCAGATAATCCGCGACATCCTTGATACCGGGGGGCGGTAGCCAAAGTCTCACGTCGTCCGTCAGCACCCGCAGCCGCTCCGCCTGACGTTGGTGCTGGGCGTCGGTCCGAGCCTGTATCTCGTTGGTCGACTCACGATCCCGGGCGACGATGACAGTGAAGGCCACTGCCAGCAGGGCCTGGATGTGGGGTTGCTCGATCCAGGCCAGGCAGCCCGCGCCCCCTGAAACAATCACCGTGGGTGGGCTATCTGAATGACGTGTGTGCAGCGCCAGGGCATCGACGCCGCCTTCCACTACCCAGACGGTCTCAGGGCATCCTGGCAGTATCGGGGGGTAAGCCTTGTCACTCCCGGCCAAATCCCGCTTAGGTACAGGATCAGCAGACAAATACCCCCGGCGGGTGGCGCTCCTGGGCTGATCGCCGTCATAGCCAACAAACAGCACCGCCCCGGGGATATAGCGCAGCATGCCGCAGGCCTCGGCCATGTCCAGCGCGGATGGGGCGATGTGGCGGCTGCGCAGATAATCCCGGCCGGCAATTCGGTCAGCTTCAGTCCCCCGAGGCAGGTGCAGGTGTCGTGGGAGCGCGGATGGCTGGGGAGTCGCCGGGATAGCCGCTTGGCCCAGCAAACATTCCAGTGCCGGCTTAAAGCTCAGGCTCAGTACTGCCTGGACCAGGGCAAGGTTGTCGCCAATGCCGGTCCCGTCGCGGTGGCACCAAACCATGCGGCCCCCTTTATCGGTGCCGCGCATTCCGTTCGCAAGCTCGACATGCCTTCCCTGGCGGTGGATTTGGTGGCCCAACAGTTGGGCAACCAGCTCCGCATCCAGAGACCGCGCGACTTCCACCGGCAGCCGCACCGGTGACGTGTGGTGCCGTTTCTTGAAGTGATCCAGACTCATGCCGCCCCTCCCCTCTGGCGATGGGGGTGGGCATCGGCTGCTGAAACCTCATGACCCTGAAAAGTCGCGGCCCCGCAGGGGCCAATCTCACTATCTGTGTTTCGCACAGGACGTCTCCAATGACGCCGGGCGATCAATGTCCAGCGCGGAAATCTTCCGCGCTGGTCTGGTTTGTCCTGTGTGTCGCACTGAGCGACGATTATTTACCTGTGCCCGACTGGGTTTTACCAAGTCAATCTGACTTGGCAGCTGAGTATAGGAAAAGAATGGTGTTTGGCCGGTTCGTATAGCGAAACACACCGTGCCAGCATGAAAAAAACACCGGGGGGCTCCTTGCCTCCCCCCGGTGCCGGGCGCTCGATTACAGCGAAAGATTCAGTTACTTTTTTGGGTGTGGGTGGTCAGCCAGTTCTCGACATCTACCCTTCGGAAC from the Denitratisoma oestradiolicum genome contains:
- the repC gene encoding replication protein C, IncQ-type, giving the protein MKPFELTHARHDPAHCLAPGLFRSLKRGDRKRLKLSVVYQSGSDRIEFSGPEPLGADDLRVLQGLVAMAAVCGTEGGGIVLPPTPATHEGKALRRLLEAESDAADQDALVVKGSFRQLAREIGYSDIEDARQLRECIERLWKVSIIVEREGRRMGFRILSCYASDSASGQLLVALNPRLTESILGDRQYFRIDLAEVRALKSDPARLMHQRLHWINAGQRKGVMLDTLCSYVWPDQANPDTMKKRRQVARKALAELSDIGWGVEEYAPGKFWICRPKSGTQESAQPSLPPRPTFPRPPANLPQTPG
- a CDS encoding helicase RepA family protein — translated: MPRIDILDAFSHEPARQDFVLPGFLVGTVGALISPGGAGKSFLALQLAAAIAGGTAQANTTGLAIHGQGKVLYLNLEDPPEEIQRRLFYLGQCFDLITRQAVAGNLTLSARQGIRSDIMDPKFHAGLLKAAAGMRLVILDTLSRCHGSDENDNGQMAALIARLESISRQTGAAILFLHHTSKATALAGQGAMQQAARGASALIDNARFCASLVKMSQDDAEKLTLDGQPIAERDRGFYVRYETGKQNYGQVEAGQWYQRGQGGILRPVSLQPANQGRKRGRAYETL
- a CDS encoding toprim domain-containing protein; this encodes MSLDHFKKRHHTSPVRLPVEVARSLDAELVAQLLGHQIHRQGRHVELANGMRGTDKGGRMVWCHRDGTGIGDNLALVQAVLSLSFKPALECLLGQAAIPATPQPSALPRHLHLPRGTEADRIAGRDYLRSRHIAPSALDMAEACGMLRYIPGAVLFVGYDGDQPRSATRRGYLSADPVPKRDLAGSDKAYPPILPGCPETVWVVEGGVDALALHTRHSDSPPTVIVSGGAGCLAWIEQPHIQALLAVAFTVIVARDRESTNEIQARTDAQHQRQAERLRVLTDDVRLWLPPPGIKDVADYLRWEADHAAH